TTCCAGGAAGAACAGCTCCGTCCCGTTCGTCCACATCCCATACCGGGCGTTTGGGGTCGCCGCCAGGAGCTCTTCCAGTTCGCGCAGATCCCCTTCGGCCTGTTCGTGCGTGCGCAGGCCAGCGGCGCTCTTCTTGGTGGGTTCCGCTTTGACGAGCACGATGCGCTGCACGTTTTCGAGCGTGTGGTCCGCTCCGTGCGAGAACACGACGAGGTCCGCTTTCCGCTTGCGGCCGCCTACTGGAATGGGGAAGTTGATCGTCATGTCAGCGAGGCTGATTCCGAACTCTTTGGGGATGGCGTGCGCCGTGCGCTGGCGCACCTGTTCCTTAGCAGAGTCCTTGACGGGCTTGTTGGTGATGTAATCGAAGATCATGCCGTCTGGCAGCGTGATGGTGGACTCGGCAGTAGTCATTCCGTGTTATTATCGCGCTTTTTCCGATGTCACACGTCCTCTCTTGCCGCTTCAGACTGCTGAACAGGCAAAAGACTCCATCGGGCAACTCTGATCCGGAAAAACACCGTCTTGGACGGACTGCGGTTCCATACGAGTGGTAGTTTCGCTACCGAACAGGTTGTCCTCAGGACATGCTCCTGGCGATCCGTGGCCTATTGCGGCCGCCTACGCGGATTTCACGTGGTACACGTTGTCCATCCAGCCGCACTCACGGAGTTGATGCGTGAGCCATGCGCCTGGCCGCGAGAGGCCGAGTTCCGCTTTGGAGATCAGGGTGCGTTGCAGCGCCGCGGCGAGCTGCGCGTAGGCCGGGCAACCCCGGAATTCCGCTTCGGTGGCGCGCCACAGCACGCGGTAGTAGTGCTGCTCCCATCCTTCGTCGTCGAGGAGTTGCACTAGGCGGGCTGCACCTTCCTGCACTGCTTCGCGGCGGTGACGTGGATGGGTACTGGCGACGCGACTGAGGCTCCACAGAAGCTCCTGTGGGGTCCTGGCATCTTTGAACACGGAAGTGCGGGAATCTACAGTACCCAGGGATTTTTCATTGTTTTCTGGTAACGACCACTGTAGTAGGGGGGTGATATTAAACTCATCCCCTGTCAGGAGAAATGACTCCCGCACTTCACTTTTCGCCTCTTGCAGACGCTGCCAGGCGGTGCGGCCCTTTTTGCGGTCGGTGGTCAGGTCGCGGGGGCAGGGCGGCAGTTCGTGGCTGATGACTCTGGCGGTGATGCCCGGGGCGGGGCGGAGCAGGACGGCCACCCACGTGCCGGCGCAGGCCTGTGTGGTGACCTTCTGGCCCTCCGCGTTGAGGAAGGTCGTCGGAACCCACGTGCCGCCCCGGTACTGGCGTTTACCTGCCGTCTGGGTGGGAAGGGCACCGGAGGTCTTGTGAATGAGCCCGAGGTCCTGCAGGCGCCGGGTGGCGCGTTCGCACTGGTCACTGGACAGGCCGGTCACGACGGGGAGCAGGTCCAGCACCGTGAAGAAGGTGTAGGTGGTCGTGTGCGCGTGCTGCTGCGCCCTGACCTGAATGAGCCCGTACGCGACCTGCGCCAGGGCGCGGTACACCATCAACGCCTTGTGCCGGGCGTCACGGCGTTTGACGTGCGCCTCGATGATCGGCCGGGCACGCTCCACGGCGTCGACGGCCCAGGCGGCTGGTGTGCCGGGGCGAGGGTGCCGGATCCGGTCCATGGCGGCTTCCAGCGAGGCGGGGATGATCTGCTCACGGGAGGCAGGCAGAGGGGGCGCCGGTCGTGCCGGTAGGGCAGGCGTCGGGAGCAATGGAGGCTGCTCCGTACTGCGTAGGGCGCGGCGGAAGGCCTTCTGCCCCTGTTCCTCGAGGGGCTGGCCGTGCCTGTAGCCTCCAGACTCACGGACGGCCCAAGCCCCTATCCGGCGCCGGTCCCTTCTCCTGCGTTCAGTAGCGGGGCACGTTGCGGGCCCGGGCGACCGTCTCACCCAGTCGCACGACCTCCGCCGCGAGTGCCGGCGCGGGCAGGGGGCGCCCGAAACGTCCCTGCACGTCCCGCTGCAGGCTGCCGGAGAGGCCCGGCGAGCCTCCGTACGCCGCGTACGTCCGCGCCAGGATGGGCAGGGCCTCCTGGAGGCGCGCCGACGCAGGAATGCGGGCGCGCTTCACGTGCATGTTGTGCTGCGGATCGCTCGGCACCAGGTTCCACAGCTCGTTGATGGGATGCACCGATACCGGAATCAGGTGGTCGAGATCGAACGCCTCCGTGCTCAGTGGCCGCGCCGTCCACGGGCAGGTGAAGGGACGCCCCTCCAGCATCAGGAGCCGCACCTGATTGCGTTCCCAGGTCAGCGGCACCCGCGCTTCCGGCGTCTCCGTCAGCAGCGTGAATACCTCCCCGCGTGTCACTCGTGGCGTCTGCTCCACCCGTTCCACGAACAGGCTCCACTGCTGCAGGCACAGCGCTTCCACCCACAGCGACAGGTCCAGCAGCGCCTGCCACAACGCGGCGGGCACGACGAACGCCGGTTCGTGCGGTGACGATCCCGGCAGTGGCGTCCCCGTCAGGGACGCCACCGGCGCAGGTACACCGAACAGCCCGTGCGCGCCCTCCGGCCCGGCGTACCGCACGGGCTGCCGGACCGCCTGCGCGATCACCGTCAGGGTCTGCCGGGTCAGCGAGGCCAGCTCCGGACTCAACCCCCCACGGTCCGCGCGGTACGCCGCGAGCAGCAGCGCCCCGTCCGCCGGGTGACTGCGGGTGTACGGCAGGTCCTCCCAGGCCTGCCTCAGCTGGGTCAGAGCGGGCCGGAAACTGAGGTCCTGACGGCGCACGCCGTCCCGGACGGGACGGCTCCCCTGCATGACCTCCCGCTCGCCCACGAACGGCCAGTACGACACCAGCCAGCGCTGCGCCACGCGCCGGAGCGGCACGATCACGTCCCGGTCCGGCAGAAATGGGT
This Deinococcus seoulensis DNA region includes the following protein-coding sequences:
- a CDS encoding HNH endonuclease signature motif containing protein — encoded protein: MPDGRELLGTLLRHESKTNTYKFALVRALNDLAIEHPFLPDRDVIVPLRRVAQRWLVSYWPFVGEREVMQGSRPVRDGVRRQDLSFRPALTQLRQAWEDLPYTRSHPADGALLLAAYRADRGGLSPELASLTRQTLTVIAQAVRQPVRYAGPEGAHGLFGVPAPVASLTGTPLPGSSPHEPAFVVPAALWQALLDLSLWVEALCLQQWSLFVERVEQTPRVTRGEVFTLLTETPEARVPLTWERNQVRLLMLEGRPFTCPWTARPLSTEAFDLDHLIPVSVHPINELWNLVPSDPQHNMHVKRARIPASARLQEALPILARTYAAYGGSPGLSGSLQRDVQGRFGRPLPAPALAAEVVRLGETVARARNVPRY